GCACACCACCTACGCGGTCGAGTCCCACGGGGCGCTCGTGCGGGTGCTGTTCCGGGAGGACGGCCGGCCGCGCCCGGCGGTGGGGGAGCGCGTCACCCTGGCCGTGGATCCCTCCCACGTCCTGCAGTACGGGGACGACGACAGCGCTTCCGATGCCGTCCCGGACCCGGCGACGGTGGCTGCCCCGGCGGTGGGGGCATGACGTCCACGCCGGTGCGCCGGATGCTCCGCTCGCCGTTCGTGCTCATCACCGTCGCGGTCCTGACGTGGTTCATCGTGGCGTTCCTGGTCTGGCCGAACGCGAACCTGCTCGTCGAGACCTTCTTCCCGGACGGGCAGTACTCGAACCGCGCCGTGGAGAAGCTGCTGTCCTCGGAACGGGCCATGCGGTCTCTGGCCAACAGCTTCCTGCTCGCCGTCGCGCTGTCGGTGACCACGAACGTCGTCGGGGTCTTCATCGTCCTGGTGACCCAGTACTTCCGCATCCGCGGGGCGCGCATCCTCTGGTGCGGCTACGCCACCACCTTCATCTACGGAGGCATCGTCCTCGCGGCCGGGTACAAGTTCATCTACGGGGAGGACGGCATCGTCACCGGGCTGCTGCTGTGGCTCGTCCCCGGCCTGGACCCAGGATGGTTCACCGGGTTCTGGGCGGTGCTGTTCACCATGACGTTCGCCACGACCACCAACCACATGCTGTTCCTCTCGTCCTCCCTGGTCGCGGTGGACCACCAGACGATCGAGGCGGCACGCAACATGGGAGCCGGGAACTGGACCATCCTGCGCCGGATCGTGCTGCCCATGCTCCGGCCCATGCTCTTCGCCGTGACCATCCTGTCCTTCCTCACCGGGCTCGGGGCGTTGTCCGCACCGCAGGTCCTCGGCGGACGTGAGTTCCAGACCATCGCGCCCATGATCCTCACGTTCGCCGGGTCTCCCACCTCCCGGGACCTCGCCGCGCTACTGGCCATCGTGCTGGGCGTCGCCACGATCGTCATGCTCGTGGTCATGAGCCGGGTGGAGAGGGGCGGGACGTACTTCTCCCTGTCCAAGGTCAGCACGCGGATCCAGAAGCAGCCCATCATCCACCGTGGGGCCAACCTCACCGTCCACGTCATTGCGTACGCCCTCTTCGGGGTCTACGTGCTGCCGGTGGTGCTCATCGTGCTGTACTCCTTCGTGGACTCCACGACGATCCAGACGGCCGGACTGTCCCTGGACAAGATGACCCTGGACAACTACGTCCGGGTGCTCGGGGAGGGTTCCTCGCTGCGGCCCTTCGTGGTCTCCGTCGCCTACAGCGCCGCCGCGGCGGCGATCGCCGTGGGCGGGCTGCTGTTCGTCGCCCGGATCCTCAGCAAGTACCGCAACTGGCTGACCGCGGCCCTCGAGTACCTCCTGCACATCCCGTGGATCCTGCCCGCCGCCATGATCGCCCTGGGACTGATCATGAGCTACGACCATCCCAGCGCGCTCGTGGGCAACGTCGTGCTGACCGGCACCACCGTCATCCTGCTCATCGCCTTCGTCATCGTGAAGATCCCGTTCACGCTGCGCCTGCTCAAGGCGGCGTTCTCCTCGGTGAACTCCACCCTGGAGGAGGCGGCGACCCTGATGGGGGCCCGGAGCCTCTACACGTTCCGGCGCATCCTCCTCCCCGCGGTCCTGCCGCCGGCCGCCGCGGTGTTCGCGCTGAACTTCAACTCCCTGCTGGACGACTACGACACGGCGGTGTTCCTGGCCCACCCCCTGTTCCAGCCCCTGGGCCTGGTCATCAAGGCCAACACCGAGGGCTCGGTGAGCCTGGACGCGCGGGCCAACACGTTCGTCTACGCCGTGCTGCTCATGGTCATCACGGGCCTGACGATGTACCTGGTCTACGGCCGGGCCGCGCGCCGCCGGCCGCGCCGCTCCGCCGCCTCCGGGCCGCCGTCGGGCCTGCCGTCCGGGGCGCTGGACGGCGGTGCACCGGCGGCGTCCACGACCGGGACCGTGGGTGGCGTCCCGGCGGCGACCGCACCCGTCGGCGATGCCGGCGCGCACGGGACGGTGGTGCGGTGATGGTCGGACAGGCACGCTTCCGGGACGTCAACACCCGCCTGCGCCGGCGGATGGACGAGGTCGGCACCCTCATCGTCGTGCACCGGGGGACCGCGGTGGGCTCGGTGGCCGAGAACACCCCGGCGGCCGTGGCCGCGGCAGTGGCCTCCGGCGGTGACGTGGTGGAGATCGACGTCGTCCGCTCCACCGACGGGGAGTTCTTCGCCTTCCACGACGGCGAGGAGCCCCGGCTGCTCGGCACCGAGGCCGACTTGAGGACGCTCACCGCCGCCGAGATCCGGGTACAGCGCCACGTCCACGTGGACCGTCCCGGCCGGCCCAGCCGCGTTGCGGGGTTGCGAGGGCTGCTGACCGGCATGCCCCCCGGCACGCTGGTCAACCTCGACCGCTCCTGGGACTGGTGGGAGGCCCTGTTGCCGGAACTGGACCGACTGGGGATGGCAGGCCAGTTGCTGCTCAAGTGCCGCGCCGAGGACGGGGACCGGGTGGCGGTCCTCCGGGATCACGGGGTGAAGTACCCGTTCCTGCCCATCTGCACCACGGTCGACCAGGCCTTCGCCCACCTCGACGACCCGGACCTGAACACGGTGGGCGTCGAGCTGCTGACCCGGGACCCCGCCGGTCCCTTCCTGCAGGACGGTGTCGTCGCGGAACTGCACGCCCGCGGCGTCCTGGTCCTGGTGAACGCCGAGGTGCTCTCCACCGGCGTCGACCTGTTCGCGGGGTACGACGACGAGCGCTCGGTCCTGGGCGACCCCGGCGAGGGATGGGGGCCACTGTTCGACTTGGGCGTGGACGCGATCCAGACGGACTGGCCCTGGCTGCTGCGCGACTACCGCTCGTCCCGGCGGCGGGCGATGGTGGAGGCATGAGCGAGGCAGGCGGCCGGACCGGCCACGAGGTGCTGACCATGGACGACGTCGCCCGGGCCTCCGGGGTCTCCCGCGCATCGGTCTCCCGCGTGCTCCTGGGCCAGAAGAAGGTCTCCGAGGAGACCCGCCGCAAGGTGCTGGCCGCGGCCGAAGAGTTGGGCTACGTCCCCAACGTGCTGGCCTCCGGTCTGGCCTCGCGAGGGACCTCGACGCTCGGCCTGCTCCTGCGCGACGCCGCGAATCCTGCCTACGGACTGCTCTTCACCGAGCTGCAGAACGCCGCCCGGGCCGCTGGGCTGACCATCGTGTCCATGACGGTGACCACCGACGACCGCGGCAAGCGCCAGGTGGCCAGCCTGCACCGGCTCATGGGCATGCGCGTCGCCGGCCTGATCGTGGCGACGGGCGACGTGACCAGCGAGCAGCTCGAGCCCTTTCGGGCGAAGGTCCCCATCATGCGCGCGGGCCGCCCGGAGACCACGGACAGCATCCACGCGGTCTCCTACGACGAGGACCACGCCGGCCGGACCCTGGCCGCACACGTCGCGGCCTGCGGGCACCGCTCC
This genomic window from Citricoccus sp. SGAir0253 contains:
- a CDS encoding iron ABC transporter permease, which translates into the protein MTSTPVRRMLRSPFVLITVAVLTWFIVAFLVWPNANLLVETFFPDGQYSNRAVEKLLSSERAMRSLANSFLLAVALSVTTNVVGVFIVLVTQYFRIRGARILWCGYATTFIYGGIVLAAGYKFIYGEDGIVTGLLLWLVPGLDPGWFTGFWAVLFTMTFATTTNHMLFLSSSLVAVDHQTIEAARNMGAGNWTILRRIVLPMLRPMLFAVTILSFLTGLGALSAPQVLGGREFQTIAPMILTFAGSPTSRDLAALLAIVLGVATIVMLVVMSRVERGGTYFSLSKVSTRIQKQPIIHRGANLTVHVIAYALFGVYVLPVVLIVLYSFVDSTTIQTAGLSLDKMTLDNYVRVLGEGSSLRPFVVSVAYSAAAAAIAVGGLLFVARILSKYRNWLTAALEYLLHIPWILPAAMIALGLIMSYDHPSALVGNVVLTGTTVILLIAFVIVKIPFTLRLLKAAFSSVNSTLEEAATLMGARSLYTFRRILLPAVLPPAAAVFALNFNSLLDDYDTAVFLAHPLFQPLGLVIKANTEGSVSLDARANTFVYAVLLMVITGLTMYLVYGRAARRRPRRSAASGPPSGLPSGALDGGAPAASTTGTVGGVPAATAPVGDAGAHGTVVR
- a CDS encoding glycerophosphodiester phosphodiesterase family protein, with protein sequence MVGQARFRDVNTRLRRRMDEVGTLIVVHRGTAVGSVAENTPAAVAAAVASGGDVVEIDVVRSTDGEFFAFHDGEEPRLLGTEADLRTLTAAEIRVQRHVHVDRPGRPSRVAGLRGLLTGMPPGTLVNLDRSWDWWEALLPELDRLGMAGQLLLKCRAEDGDRVAVLRDHGVKYPFLPICTTVDQAFAHLDDPDLNTVGVELLTRDPAGPFLQDGVVAELHARGVLVLVNAEVLSTGVDLFAGYDDERSVLGDPGEGWGPLFDLGVDAIQTDWPWLLRDYRSSRRRAMVEA
- a CDS encoding LacI family DNA-binding transcriptional regulator; the encoded protein is MSEAGGRTGHEVLTMDDVARASGVSRASVSRVLLGQKKVSEETRRKVLAAAEELGYVPNVLASGLASRGTSTLGLLLRDAANPAYGLLFTELQNAARAAGLTIVSMTVTTDDRGKRQVASLHRLMGMRVAGLIVATGDVTSEQLEPFRAKVPIMRAGRPETTDSIHAVSYDEDHAGRTLAAHVAACGHRSVAVLVTAAERSYPEYVRGTAMAAELAARGVSIVPVPVVGPTEGTAEAVDLVRRGAVSAVMCPSDLRQLELLRGLRAAGLSAPEDVSVSGCDGILPGADLLGLTTYRIPVESLAARTVAHMAGLVAAPTGAVVQERLPGRLVPGRTVGPPPRSAAGTP